Below is a genomic region from Campylobacter concisus ATCC 51562.
ACGTCTAGCTCATCAATCAAATTTAGCTCACCACTTAGCAACTTTTGCCCACGAGATCTAGCAAGTATGGTGACATTAAGCTTGTTAGCTAAAATTTTCATAGCCGCCTCAAACTCGCCATCAAGCCTTTTATGATAAAGAAGTGTGATCAAAATACCACTTTTACAAGAGATAAATTCCACTCCAAAAAGCTTTGTGCGTAAATTTTCACCACTTTGTAAATTTTCAAGTAGCCTTGGCATGAGATGTGAAATTTCCTCGCAGACCTTTGGGCACTCATCTATAAAAATTCTCTTGCCCTTTTCTTTTGCGTGCATAGTGTAGCAAAGCTCGCTGCCCTCGTGCCAGATTCCAAACTCGGCTCTCGTGCGGTAGTGTTTTGGACTGGAACTAAACACATCAAATTCGCCATCATAAAACTCTAAAAAATTTTGTTTTACAAGATCAGTTTTAAATGAAATTTGCTCATCATAAGGAGTAAAAAGAGTGCAAGAGCCGCACTCTTTTAAATAATTGCAATCCAAATTTATGCTTCTACTTTCTTTCCAACAAATCTAACTAGTGCCCAAATCGCTAAAAATCCGCAAGGAAGCGCGATCCAAACACTAAGACCAAGAGCAACTGGCAAGTAACCAACTAGCACACAAACCGCACAAACGCTAAGCGCATATACCATTTGAGTTGAGACGTGATCGATATGATTACATCCTGCGCCCATTGATGAAAGGATCGTAGTATCCGATATCGGTGAGCAGTGATCTCCAAAGATCGCGCCTGTAAGCACGCCTGAAATATTTACGATCATATAAGCGTGCATCGCATCGCCCTCTAGGCCGTAGTTTTTGCCGACCGCATAAGCTAGTGGGATAGCTAGAGGCATTAAAATTCCCATCGTGCCGTAGCTTGTTCCAGTTGAGAAGCTAATAAACGAACCAAGGATAAAAACAGCAACTGGCAATATAAATTTAGGTGTTGAAGAGCTTAATAGATCAACCAAATATCTTGATGTGCCAAGCTCTTTGATAACAGTACTAAGACTCCATGCAAGAAGCAAAATCACAACCGTAATTATCATAGTCTTCCAGCCCTTTACCCATGTACTGATAGCCTCTTTTACGTCAAAAATTTTACGCCAAACGCCCATTGTGATAGCTACGATACTAGCAAGTAATGCTGCTTGAAATAGTGATGTAGCTGAGTCTGCTGCGCCAAAAGTATCTTTAAATGTAGAAAATGAAAGTGGATTAGCGAGTGCATTTTTAAGAGCATCGCCCTCAAGTGCAGCAAGACCACTAAAGTAAAAACTAGTAAATGCGCCAATGACCAGCACAAGAAGTGGCACAACAGCATTTGCAGCGCTTAATTTTACGCCCTCTTTTGGCTCAAGTGTTTTATCTTCAAGATCTTGGATTTGAGTTTTACCTGAGTGAAGCTCGCCTCTTCTAGCACGTCTTTCAGCTAATAGCATTGGTCCGTATTCACGCTGCATCAAGGCTGTACAAACTATAAAAAATAGTATAAAAAGGTTATAAAATCTATATGGAATTGTCTCGATAAATATAGAATAAGCGTTAATACCAGTCTCTCCAACTAACTCATAGCCCTTTTCGATGAGTGAAACCTCAAGCCCAACCCATGTCGAAATGATAGCAATACCAGCGATCGGTGCTGCGGTAGCATCAATGATAAAAGCTAGCTTTTCGCGGCTTATTTTAAATTTATCGCTTATTGGTCTCATGATTGGACCTACTATTAGGGCATTTGCATAGTCATCAAAAAATACAAAAATTCCCATGAGCCATGTTGAAATTTGAGCTGAAATGCCGCTTTTTGCCTTTTTGCTAAGCCAAAGAGCAACCGCCTTTGTACCACCCATCTTTGTGATGAGTGCAACCACACCACCGATACAAAGCACTTGAAGTAAAATTCCTGAATCAGTCTTATCAGCCATTGATTCAACGACTCTTGAAACGATGCCGGTAAAGCCTTTTACGATACCCATAAAGATGTTTTCATTGATGATATTTATGAGAAATGTTCCACTAAAAACACCTATAAATAGCGACAAGATGACGTCTTTTGTGATAAAAGCAAGTGCTATTGCCACAACAGGCGGTATAAGCGTAAATACGCCATAAATTTCAGCGTTTCTCTTTGCCACTTCTGGATCGACACCAAAAAGCGCAACGCTAAAAAAAAGTAATAATAAAATTTGTCTCACAAGAACTCCTTAAAATTTTTCTATCGCAAGCCCAGCCCAAGTCTGCGTATTTGCCATGACTTCGACCCTATTTATATTAACACTTCCGGGCATATTTAGACAATTTACCAAAATAGTCGCGATATCCTCAGATGTGATGAAATTTGTATTTTCATAAAGACTATCAGCCTTTGCTTTATCTCCTCTAAACCTAACCTCGCTAAATTCAGTCTTACAAAGCCCCGGCTCGATGTTTGTGACTCTAATATTTGTACCGACTAGGTCGTTTCTTAAATTTAAGCTAAACTGCTTCACAAAGGCCTTTGTAGCACCATAAACGTTACTTCCAGGATATGGCCATGAGCCAGCTGTCGAGCCAATATTAAAGATATAGCCCTTTTCTTGCTTATAAAGTAGTGGCAAAACTGCCTTTGTCGAGTAGATAAGACCCTTGACGTTGGTGTCTATCATCGTCTCAAAGTCCTCCACCTTCGCATCTATCGTTTTTTCAAGTCCAAGCGCCATGCCAGCGTTATTTACAAGCACTTCTATATCCTTAAATTTATCAGGCAGGCTCTCAACCGCTTTAAAAACAGCCTCTTTGTCGCGTATGTCAGCTACGATGATATGCGTATCGCCAAGCTCTGCTGCAAGCTTTTTTAGCCTATCTTCGCGCCTTGCAAGAGCGACTATCTTGTAGCCCTCTTTTGAGAGTCTTCTGGCAATCGCCTCGCCAAATCCAGATGTTGCACCAGTTACAAAAGCTGTCTTTTTCATGGTTTTTCCTAATTGAAATTTGGCTTTAAACCCAAATTTTCTAAAAATTTGATCGTCTTTTCATTTTGTTCTTTCATGGCATAGTCAAGCGCATTAAACCCAGCGTCATCAGTGGCATTAATATCAGCACCATTATCCATCAAAAGCTTTAAAATTTCTGGCGTTGCATGAGCTGCTGCATGCATAAAAACGCTTCTATTTGTGTGTTCTAGACCGCATGTATCTTCAACTTGCGTCATACCCAAATTTATCATATTCATCTTGGCATTTTCATCTATGTAGCTCTCGTTGGCATTGGCACCATTTTTTAGCAAAAGCTCACAAAGTGGCTTATCGCTAAACTGCACAGCATAAAAAAGTACACTTTTCCCAAAGAAATTTTTGTGATTTACATCGGCTTTGTTTGCAAGTAAAATTTTTACGTTTTCTATATTTTTTAAAGCAAAAAATAGCGGCGTCTCATCGCCCAAATTCACATCGGCCCCACGCCTTATGATCTCTTTTATCATGTCGCTACTTTTTTCGTTTAAAAGTGCGATATTAAGCAAATTTGTAAGCTCAGCGGTACTAAAATTTTTTGAGTAAAGCAAATTTGCCAGCTCATCGGAATTTATCCTTTGAGCCATTATATTTTGCTCAGGTGTTAAAATTTTAGCTTTATTTACACTTTTACCGACACCAAAAGTCAAAAACTCATTTACTACGCTGGTTGCATAGTAGGCTGCACTTGCAGTATCAAGTCCCAGGCTTTCATAAAATTTTACAAGCGGAGTTTGAGCATTTTTGTAAGCTTCGATAAATTTTTTATATTTTAAAAAATTAAACAAGCTCTCGTTTGCCCAGTATCTAAGATACTCCATTCTAGCGTCTTTTTCGCTCTCAGCAACCTCTGGTTTTGCAAGCTCTTTTGCGTAAAATTCAGGTGCGAATGACGCTTTTAGTAAAAGCCATCTAAACTTGTTTAAATTTTCTTTATAAACTCTATCACCAACGCAACTTTGAGACTCACTTCTCACAGCCACACTCGCATCAAAAAGCTCTTTCACCTCTTTTAAATTTAAAAGCGAACCATCACAGTAAAATAGCCCCTCATTCGCATAAGCAAGATCGTTTGGAGTAGTTTTAAAGCTCTCTTTTTTGGCAAGATCACTGCACTCTAAAGCGTGTAAATTTATCAAAGAACAAACGCTAAAAAAGAGAAAAAAAACTACTTTTTTCATCAAAGCTCCTTAAAATTTCGCGATATTGTAACAAATTTATATACTAAACTCGCTTATTTCATTAAAATTTAGATATTTATAAATTTCATCTTTATTTAAGCCAAGACTATCTTTTACTATTTTTTTATATTCATCTACACTTGGTAAACGTCCAAGTAGCGCACAAACAGCAGCTAGCTCGGCACTTCCTAGATAGACCTTCGCGCCCATACCCATTCTGTTATCAAAATTTCTAGTTGAAGTAGAAAATACCACTGCATTGTCGTTTACTCTTGCTTGATTGCCCATGCAAAGCGAACAGCCTGGCACCTCTGTCCTTGCATTTAATCTTTTAAAAATTTCATAAACACCCTCATTTTCAAGTGTGCTTTTATCCATCTTTGTCGGCGGTGCGATCCAAAGCCTAGTTGTAAGCTTGCTCTCATGCTCCAAAATTCTAGCAAGCGCCCTATAATGGCCTATATTTGTCATACAGCTCCCTACAAAAACTTCATCGATTTTATGCACTCTTTTGTCATCAGCTAAAATTTCACTTAGCGTTGCCACATCATCTGGGTCATTTGGACACGCCAAAATCGGCTCATCTATCTGAGCTAGATCGATCTCCAAAATTTCAGCGTATTTTGCATCTTTATCGGCTCTTAAAAGCGTTGGATTTTCAAGCCATTTTTGCATTTTTTCTTTTCGTCTAAGCAGAGTCTCACGGCTCTCATAACCAGCTTTTATCATCGCATCAATTAACGCAACATTTGAGCGAACATACTCCACGACACTATCAACGCTTAAATTTACCACGCAAGCAGCCGCTGAGCGTTCAGCCGAAGCGTCACTTAGTTCAAATGCCTGCTCTACTTTTAGATTCTCAAGCCCTTCTATCTCTAAAATTTTACCCGCAAAAACATTCTTTTTATCTTTCTTTTCAACGCTTAAAAGCCCTTTTTTAATCGCAAAATAAGGTATCGCATTGACAAGATCGCGAAGTGTCACGCCCTCTTTTAGCTCGCCTTTAAATTTGATCAAAACTGACTCTGGCATATTTAGCGGCATCATGCCAAGCACCGCTGCAAACGCCACTAGGCCGCTGCCCGCTGGAAAGCTGATACCAATAGGAAATCTCGTGTGACTATCGCCACCAGTGCCCACCGTGTCAGGCAAGACCATGCGGTTTAGCCAAGAGTGGATGACGCCATCGCCTGGCTTTAGACTCACACCGCCACGTAAATTTATAAATTTTGGCAAGCTCTCATGCATCACAAGATCACTTGGTTTTGGGTAAGCGGCCGTGTGGCAAAAACTTTGCAAAACAAAATCCGCGCCAAAACTAAGGCTAGCAAGCTCTTTAACCTCGTCTCTAGTCATCGGCCCAGTGGTGTCTTGCGAGCCAACAGTTAAAATTTCAGGCTCCACATAAGCTCCAGCTCTAATGCCAGGTACGCCGCAAGCCTTGCCGACCATCTTTTGAGCCAGCGTATATCCACCACCCTGCTCTTTTGGCTGATCTGGCTTTATAAAAATTTGCTCCTCGCCAAGCCCTAGAGCCTCTCTAGCCTTTTTGGTCACTTGGCGTCCTATCATAAGTGGTATCCTGCCACCTGCTCTTATCTCGTCGCTTAGAGTATTTGGGCTTAATTTAAAATTTGCCACGAGCTTTTTCTCAGTATCTGTAGGTTTATAAATTTCGCCTTTAAATGGATAAATTTCTATCTCATCGCCCATTTCTAGCTCATTTACGTTTGCAACTATCGGCAGTGCGCCACTATCTTCAGCGGTATTAAAAAATATCGGAGCTATGGTCGTGCCTATCACGATACCGCCAGTTTTTTTGTTTGGCACGCCTTCTATCTCATCGCCTAAATGCCACTGGATCGAGTTTATACCACTCTTTCTGCTGCTGCCAGTGCCAACCACATCGCCAACATACGCAACTTTCTTACCACGAGTTTTGAGCTCTTTTAAAATTTCTAGACCCTCAGGCATCTTTTTAACAAGCATTGCTTTTGCGTGAAGTGGTATGTCGGCCCTTGTATAGGCCTCACTCGCTGGACTTAGATCATCAGTATTTGTCTCACCAGGTACTTTAAAAACGACTGCGTTTATACAGGTTTCAATTGGCTTTTTATGTGTAAACCACTCCGCATTTGCCCAAGAAACAAGCACCTCTTTTGCAAATTTATTGTTGCTACTTAGCTTTGCGATCTCGTCAAAATATTCATGCACCAGGATAATATTTTTTAGCTCATTTGCTGCAGCACGAGCGATATTTTCATTGCTATTTTTTAGAGCTCGCACCAAAATTTCCACGTTATATCCACCAAGCATCTTGCCTAAAATTTTAATAGCACGCATAGCGTCAAGACCACCAACAGAAAGCCCGTCTATTACTTCACCAAGAAATTCTGCCTTTATCTTCGCTGCATCATCAACGCCAGGATTGATACGAGTTTCAAGCAAATTTATAAGAAATTTTAGCTCGCTTTGTGCCTTTTCGTCGCAACTAGACTTGTTGGCAAGTTTTATTAGCTCGCAAATTTCGCTTGTTTGCTTGGCATTTAGCGCAAGCGGTGGCACGCCCTCTTTTTCTCGCTCGCTTGCGTGTTTTTCGTAGTCGGTAAAAAAGCTCATGAAATTCCTTTATGGTTTTTGCTCGTTATTTTTAGTCTAAAAATCGCTAGTTTTGCTTGCATTTTATCAAAAAGCAAAACAAACTAAAGTAAAATTTACCCAAAATTTCAAATTTCAAGGAGCAAATGTGTCAAAAGCTTACCTAAAATCGCCTATCGGAATTTTGGAGATCATTGCTAGCGAAAATGGAATTTGTGAGATAAATTTTGTAGATAAATTTGAAAAAATTGCAGTAAAAGATGAAAATTTAAAGCTTTGCCTTGATGAGCTAAAAGCATATTTCGAAGGCAGGCTTAAAAAATTTAGCGTAAGGCTTGATATAAAAACGACTAATTTTAGAGCAAAAATTTACGAGGCTTTACAAAAAGTACCATACGGAGAAACGACTACATACGCAGCCCTTGCACTTGCCGTAGGTCATAAAAATGCCTACCGAGCAGCAGGATCAGCCAATGCTAAAAATCCAGTGCCTATCATCATCCCTTGCCACAGAGTGCTAGCTAGTAACGGGCTTGGCGGCTATTCTGGCGGAGATGGTCTACCAACTAAAATTTGGCTTTTAGAGCATGAAGCAAAGCATAAATAGCTAAAAATTTACAGCAAAATAAAAGTCCGGCAAATTTTAAAATTTACAAACGAGCATATCACGGCTCTAAATAGAGTAAACAAGCTAGCCTAAATTTTTACTTCGTAGTAATTTATGAAAATTTCCTAGCCCAAAGTGAGGCCAAATGGGGCTAGGTTTTGGATTATTTTTTAGCTACAAGAGCATTTTTTAGCACATCATCGATCGTATCTACGGCGATGATCTTCATGTCAGCTTTTACTTCGGCTGGGATATCTACTAGGTCGCGGTCGTAGTTCTTGCGAGGTATCAGGGCTGTTTTGATGCCAGCTTTGTGTGCGGCGATTAGCTTCTCTTTTAGACCACCGATAGGTAGCACTCTACCAGTTAGCGTGATCTCACCAGTCATTGCTATGTCGTGTCTTACCTTTGTATCGGTTAGTATCGATGCGATCGCAGTTGCCATCGTGATGCCAGCACTTGGTCCATCTTTTGGCACCGCGCCCTCTGGCACGTGCAAGTGAAGATCATAGCGTCTATAAACATCGCTGGCTTCAAGCTTATGCTTATCGTCATCTAGTTTTGGTACGATAGTCATCGGTACTTTTATTTTTTTGTTATCGATCAGCACTTTTACCACGCTAAATGCTATTTGAGCGCTCTCTTTCATCACGTCACCTAGCTGACCGGTGATCTGCATACTGCCTTTACCCTGGATCCTTATAGCCTCGATCCTTAGCACGTCACCACCGACACTAGTCCACGCAAGGCCATTTACTAGACCTATCTGATCTTTTTTGTCCGCTGGCTCGATTTCATAGACCTTTTTCTCTAAAAATTCTTTCAAATTTTTAGCTGTGACACTGATCTTGCCCTCATTTTTTTTAGTGAGGATATTTTTGGCGACTTTTCTTAATATATCAGCGATCCTGCGGCGTAAATTTCGCACGCCACTCTCTCTTGTATAGTCGCTGATAATTAGCTCAAGTGCCTCTTTGCTGATACTCACATCACTTGGTTTTAGGCCGTGCTTTTTAAGCTCTTGAGGCAATAGATACTTTTTAGCGATCTCAAATTTCTCTTGTGGGGTGTATGAGCTAAGCTCGATAAACTCCATCCTGTCGCGAAGTGCGGCTGGGATCATGCTCACATCATTTGCTGTAGCGATGAAGATAATCTTGCTAAGATCGATGTTAAAATTTAGATAGTAGTCTCTAAATTTATTATTTTGCTCTGGGTCCAAAATCTCAAGTAAAACAGCGGTCGGATCACCTCTGTAGCTTCTACCAACCTTGTCGATCTCATCTAAAACAACCACTGGATTCATCTGCTTAGCTTCTATGAGCCCTTGCACAATGCGACCTGGCATAGCGCCTATGTAGGTGCGGCGGTGACCTCTTAGCTCATTTACGTCCTCAAGTCCACCAAGTGCGATCCTGACTAGCTCTCGCTTTAGTGCCTTTGCGATCGAGTTTGCAAGGCTGGTTTTTCCCACGCCTGGAGGGCCTGCAAAGCATAAAATAGCGCCATTATTTACCTTTTCGCCAACGCCTCTAAGCTCCAAAAGCTCACGCAAAGCAAAATACTCTTCGATGCGCTCTTTTGGCTTCTCTAAGCTGTAATGATCGGCATTTAGGTGCTTGCTCACTTCAGTGATGGATGATTTTTTCTTAGCTACATTTTCAAATGGAATTTCAAGTACCCAGTCAAGGTAGCTTTGCAAGGTATTTGCGTCAGCTGAGTCTGGGTGCATGCGTGAAAGCTTATCTATTTGTTTTTTGATCTCTTTGTAGGCGTCCTCAGCCATAAATTTCTTCTTCGCATCAAGCTTTTTGCGGTACTCTTCAAGCTCCTCTTCACGGCTTGTATCCGCTCCAAGCTCGGCTTGAATTTGCTTTAGCTGCTCTTTTAAAAAGTACTCTTTATTTGTCTTGTCGATCTTTGAATGGACTTTATTTTTTATCTCTTTTTGAAGCTTATTTGCCTCGATCTCTTCGATGACGTAGTCGATTAGTTTTAGTAGGCGTTGCTCTAAATTTTCCTCGACAAAAAAACTATAAGCGATCTGTTTTTTTAAGCGAAGTGCACTTGAAACTAGGTCACAAACCCTGATCGCTTCAGCGCTCTCTTCGATCGTCTTTAAAAGATCAGGTGGAAAAAAATGGCTAAACTGCGAAAGCTCTCTTACTTTTTCTCTTAAAACTACGATAAGAGCGTCAGTTTTGACCTGTGATGGACGTTTGACATGAAGCATATCGACGATGCCACGGAGTGGGTTTATACCTGATTGTTTTAAAATTTTACCTTTGTCTATGCCTTGAAATAGAACTTTTACACGTCCATCGGGTAGTGGCACACGGCGCATTATCGTGCCGATCACACCAGCATCATAGATACCATCAAAATCTCTAGCGCCGTCTTGCTGAGGCTTTGTGGGTACCACAAGGATCGGAGTCTCTTCTTGTATGGCGAGTTCAAGTGCCTTTAAATTTTCATCGTCGCTTAAAAAAAGCGGAGTTATCATAAATGGATATAAAAATAGCTCGTCCTCAACGATAATAGGAATTTCAGTTGGGAAGCCTTTATTTTCGTTTATTTGCAAAATTTCTCCTATTCAAACAGTTTTCTATACCATGCCACGTCAGGTTTGATAAGATCTGAGTTTTTAAACGGCGACTCTTCAAGCTTTTGCTCGTAAATTTTAGCCGAAACATCACGACCAGTCCTATTGTAAAGATCTGCTATTTGCATATCTAGGAAGTAAAGCGCGAGTTTGAATTTAATAAGCATAGTCTCAATAAGTGGCTTATATTCAGTATTTGGATACATATAAAGAAATTTCTCGATCTCTGTTACGCTATCTTCCATAAGCTTTTGGTTACGGTTTGGCTGAGTAAATGAGTCAAAATTTGCTTTTATCTTTAGATACTGAGCAAACTCTGTTTTTGGGCCGTTGTCGCCATATCTTTTGATATACTCGTCAAGATAGTGATTTGCCATTAGATACTCTTCATCATTTGCGTGAGCTTGGGCAAGGATAAGTAAAATTTGCTCCAAAAGTGGGCTTGCTACGTGTTCGCTTGCCATTGAAACATAGTGTTTATCGGCCGCTTCAAGATCACCGTCTTTTATATCAGCGATAACCTGAGCATACCACTCATCAGGAGTTAGATTGTAAAGCTCGGTATATTTTTCAGCACAACCACTAAAAAGCCCCAAAAGAGCTACAACTGCTAGAAATTTAGAAAATCTTTTCATGCTTTTCCTTAAAAAGTTTAAATCCTCGTATTCTACATTTTTTGCTATTATTTTTGTATAAATTTTTTAAAACTATGATAAAATACGGCAACTTTACAAAATAGGAGTTAGTATGATTTTTAGTGTTAAAAGCCCTATTTTAGGCTTTGAGCATATCAAGACGATGGAGTTAATTGAACTTGATAAATTTTTTGTTAAGCTAGCAAGCAAAGATGATGAGACATCTTTTACAATGATAAATCCTTTTGCATTAAGAAGCTACGAATTCGATATTCCAAGCTATTATGAAGATCTTATGGAGATTAAAGAAAGCTCTCAACTTAGAATTTATAACATTATCGTTGTTGCACTCCCGCTTGAAAAATCAACTGTAAATTTTGTAGCTCCTATCGTTTGCAATATGGACAATATGACCTTATCTCAAGTCGTTTTAGACATTGCCAAATATCCTCAGTACGGGCAAGCTGAAATGATAGAAAATTTTATACAAAAATAGTAGCTAAAAGTTTTTAAAAATCTAAGGATAGATTTTTGTTGTTATTTAGAGGATTTGTTGTGAAGGTAGTATACTTACTCTGTTTTATTGCCACGTTTGGTTTTTGTTCACCAAGAGCTTGTACGACAGCAGAAGCAGTATCTATTGGTTGTAGTGGAGCAAATTATTCTTGCTTTATAGACGCCGAAGAGTACCAAGACAACTCTTCTAAAAATATCCCACATTGCATAAGAAAATCTGATAGAACCTGGACGATAGACACCAATAGCTTTTCTTCAGGCTTAGCACAAGATCACTATCATATTTACGTTGAGCAATTTTCTCCATGGAATCAACGATCATTAATAGGTATGTGGGATGATCACTCTAAAGGCTTAAGACAGAGATCAATAAATGGAAATCTAAATACCAGAGTAAATGGAGATATAGCTACCATTGGTGCTACTATTATGATTCCACAATACGCTGGATATAATTTTGTTCCAGATCCATCTAACGTAACAAGAACATCATCTACAGCCGATAGAATATTTTTAGATACTGGTAATTTTTCGCCTAGCAATTACACACTTTGTCAAACAACATATATTTATAATCCTAGCAAGTATCCTTATTGTCAAAATTCATCCTCTTCCACATTTGATTTTAGTGAGAAAAATACCTTTATACAAAATAATTTAAAAGGTAAAAACGTAGTCTATGCCAGGCTTTACTGGGGTGGCTCTCTTTATCAAAACTGGGCAATAAAAAATCTTGGGTCAAATTTATATGTAAGTGCTTTAAATTACATAAAAGGATATAGCAGGATTGATTTTAAAGCTCCTGGAAAAAATGTAATTACAATAGATGCTGATCCAAAAGATGTCTTTTGGTTTGGTTCATTTAGTGAGTATAAACCAAAATCAATGACTCTTGAATCATATAATCAAAACGAGTCTAATAGCTACTATGTAAAGGCTGGAATAAACTACCAATATGTAGCAAGTGCTGATGTAACAGATATAGTTAGAGATTCTCTTGGTACTGGTGAGTCAGATAGGACATTTTATGCTGGCAATATCAGATCCACTACGATTCCCTTTAGTGATGAATTTATAGACCCAAATGATGGCATATATAAGGTAAACAACTCTACTAATAGAAAACTAAAAAAAACATACGGCACGCTACTGTTTTCACCAGTTCAAGGGCAAAATGGCTACTGGATACAATCCATCGCACCACAATTTGCGGCTTGGAGTTTGGTCATAATTTATGACTTTGATGATAAAACCGCTGCAGCAAACAATATAGAGCCAAAGCTTGTTAGTATATTTGATGGACTAGAAAGACTTGCGGCGGACTGGATGAAGTCAAGCGATCCATTTGGTACTGTAAAGAGCTCAACCATAGATGTAAAATTTGAAAATATCTACACACCAAAAGCAGGAAATATAGATGCTTCGCTCACAATGTTTTCATTTGGCGGCAAGCCAGAAACAAAGGGTGAAGATATTAAGATAAAAAAAGGTGGCAGCTATCAGAGTATCACCAGCGGATATAACGCACAAGGCGATCAGTTTAACTCAACTATGACAAAATTTGGACAACTTATAAATCCAGGTAAAAAATTTCACTCTCAAGCAGACTTAGATATATTTGATATATCGGACAAAATGTCATATGCTCAAAAAGAAGCGGATATAAAATTTACAGTTACAACGATTAAAAGCTCAGGCGGTGCTAATGTTGTAAGTGCTGACCGTATAAATTTAGCTCTAGTTGGCTTTTCTTCTCGTATATATAAACCAGATGTTTGCTACATGGAATATATTTATGCAAAAAAACCTAGCGATAGTACTTTTACAAAGGTGCAAGAAAATACTCCAACAGTAGTGCCAGCAAATACTATTTTAAAAACTTTCGTTGAAGTTACAAATAATACTAATGAAGCTGCCCAAGACTTTGCGCTAAAAGCCACAATAGATCCAAGCCAAATTTATAATCCAAACTCAACTTACATTTACGCAGATAAAGCATCGCAAGGACCTAGTGATCTACTTACTATGTCAGGACAGGTACACTATAACGACAACACAGGCCTGCAGCAATTAAGCGGAAATGACTTAACTTTTTATTTAGGACAAGGTGCTGCTGCAAATAAGGGTGGAGAAATGCTAATTCATCAAGGTAACTACGCTTATGCCATATATGAAACTACCCTTAAGTCTAAATTTGAGCC
It encodes:
- the fliW gene encoding flagellar assembly protein FliW yields the protein MIFSVKSPILGFEHIKTMELIELDKFFVKLASKDDETSFTMINPFALRSYEFDIPSYYEDLMEIKESSQLRIYNIIVVALPLEKSTVNFVAPIVCNMDNMTLSQVVLDIAKYPQYGQAEMIENFIQK
- a CDS encoding outer membrane protein assembly factor BamD; translation: MKRFSKFLAVVALLGLFSGCAEKYTELYNLTPDEWYAQVIADIKDGDLEAADKHYVSMASEHVASPLLEQILLILAQAHANDEEYLMANHYLDEYIKRYGDNGPKTEFAQYLKIKANFDSFTQPNRNQKLMEDSVTEIEKFLYMYPNTEYKPLIETMLIKFKLALYFLDMQIADLYNRTGRDVSAKIYEQKLEESPFKNSDLIKPDVAWYRKLFE
- the lon gene encoding endopeptidase La — encoded protein: MQINENKGFPTEIPIIVEDELFLYPFMITPLFLSDDENLKALELAIQEETPILVVPTKPQQDGARDFDGIYDAGVIGTIMRRVPLPDGRVKVLFQGIDKGKILKQSGINPLRGIVDMLHVKRPSQVKTDALIVVLREKVRELSQFSHFFPPDLLKTIEESAEAIRVCDLVSSALRLKKQIAYSFFVEENLEQRLLKLIDYVIEEIEANKLQKEIKNKVHSKIDKTNKEYFLKEQLKQIQAELGADTSREEELEEYRKKLDAKKKFMAEDAYKEIKKQIDKLSRMHPDSADANTLQSYLDWVLEIPFENVAKKKSSITEVSKHLNADHYSLEKPKERIEEYFALRELLELRGVGEKVNNGAILCFAGPPGVGKTSLANSIAKALKRELVRIALGGLEDVNELRGHRRTYIGAMPGRIVQGLIEAKQMNPVVVLDEIDKVGRSYRGDPTAVLLEILDPEQNNKFRDYYLNFNIDLSKIIFIATANDVSMIPAALRDRMEFIELSSYTPQEKFEIAKKYLLPQELKKHGLKPSDVSISKEALELIISDYTRESGVRNLRRRIADILRKVAKNILTKKNEGKISVTAKNLKEFLEKKVYEIEPADKKDQIGLVNGLAWTSVGGDVLRIEAIRIQGKGSMQITGQLGDVMKESAQIAFSVVKVLIDNKKIKVPMTIVPKLDDDKHKLEASDVYRRYDLHLHVPEGAVPKDGPSAGITMATAIASILTDTKVRHDIAMTGEITLTGRVLPIGGLKEKLIAAHKAGIKTALIPRKNYDRDLVDIPAEVKADMKIIAVDTIDDVLKNALVAKK